A single window of Salvia splendens isolate huo1 chromosome 8, SspV2, whole genome shotgun sequence DNA harbors:
- the LOC121743995 gene encoding protein TIFY 5-like, which yields MKRNCNLELRLVTPSMLDLNDESSNKKQQLTIFYNGKMACCDATELQARAIISLASRETEEKSSKNFPAMNSPVYSAATGLSMKRSLQRFLEKRKSRAQAISPYSITQ from the exons ATGAAGCGCAACTGCAATTTGGAGCTTCGCCTCGTCACGCCTTCCAT GTTGGATTTGAACGACGAGAGTTCGAACAAAAAGCAGCAGCTGACAATTTTCTACAATGGAAAAATGGCTTGTTGTGATGCAACGGAGCTTCAG GCGAGAGCGATCATATCGCTGGCGAGCCGAGAAACGGAGGAAAAATCGAGCAAGAATTTTCCGGCGATGAATTCGCCGGTGTATAGTGCGGCGACCGGGCTGTCGATGAAGAGGTCGCTGCAGAGATTTCTGGAGAAGAGAAAGAGTAGGGCTCAAGCGATATCGCCATACTCGATTACACAATAG